Within Deinococcus actinosclerus, the genomic segment CGATCTCGGCCGCCTTCGGACGGCGGGTGCGCTGCGCGCGGCTGAGGCTCCCGGTGACCGCCGCGCGGGTCGGTTCCTCCAGGCGGCGCGTCAGGTCGTCCACGACGCGCCGCACCACCGAGCGGGCCGCGTCCCGCGCCGACGGCGGCATCACGCCCCTGAGGGACACCAGCGTCGCCACGAGGTGCACGTCCGGCTCCACACCGTCGAGCATCTCCGGCTCGAACAGCAGCTGCCGGAGGTTCAGCCGCTCGATGGCGTCCGCCTGCATCACCCGGACCACGTCGGACGGGAAGAACTCGCGCAGGTCCGCCAGCCAGCGCGCCACACGCGGCGCACTCCCCCCCAGCCCACCCCGGCGCTCGCCCTCGGGCGGGTCGTACAGTCCGGCCAGCGCGGCGTCCATCCGGCGGTCCTCCAGCGTGAGGGGCACCTCGGTCCCCTCCTGCGCGCCCAGCCCGTCGGCGTCCCCGCCGCCTAGCACCAGCCGCCAGCGGCGCGTGCGTTCCTCTGTGGTCATCGCTGCCCTCCCTCTGCCCGCCTGCTTACCAGACGGACGTGAACTTCACGCCGAACCGGCCCGCGCCGCTCACCTCGGCGGTGAGGCTGTAACTGCCCACCCGGTACTCCAGCTCCGCGAAGGGCCCGGCCCCCTCGCCCCAGCGGTACCCGCCGCCCAGCCGCAGTGGCCGGCCCTCGCCGTCCTGCCAGGGCAGCGCCGCCCGCAGGCCCAGCTGCGTGCCCGATGCGCCGTGAGCCGCACTGAGCTGCACGTAATCCACCGGAATCAGGGTCGCGCCCGCACCCCACGTCCACGCGCCACCCAGCCGACTGGCCCGCCCCCAGACCTCGCCGTACCCGCCCAGGGACACCGCGCCGCCCAGCAGCGGCCCGCTGCCGTCCCACCCGGCGGCCAGCGTGACCGGCGCGACGTTGAACGCCACGCTGCCCCCGGTGTACGCGCCGTCCACGCGTCCCACCCCCCGGCGTGCGGCGGCGTTCACGCTCCAGCGGCCCTCGCGCCATGCCAGCCGCGTCTCACGCTCGCCGCGCCACGCGACGCTGATCAGTCCGTTCCCCAGCAGCTCGTAATGCGCCGGGTTCCAGGTCAGGGGCGGCTCGACCGCCGGGGCCTCGCCCGCCCCCTGATCCAGCAGGGTGTCGAGCACAGGTTCGGTCACGCCGGCCAGTAGCAGCGGCGCGCGGGCGTCCAGCCCCCAGCGGGCCCGCAGGGGCAGCAGCGTGTCGTCCCAGGGCGTGATGGCCGGCGCGGGCAGCGCCAGCGGATCCGGGCGGCCCAGCGCGGGCGGCCCCCCGGCCACCCCGCACGAGAGCCCCTGCGCCATCGCCGCGCGGCGCACCCGGGCGTCGTGACGGTTGAGCGGGTACGCGACGCAGCGGGCCGCCTCGCCGTCCGGGACGCTCAGCTCGCGGCGCAGGCCCGCCGGGGCGAGGTCGGCCAGCGCCGCGTGCCGGTGCGAGTGCGTGCCGATCTCCCACCCGGCGGCGCGCAGTTCACGCACCTGCGCGCGGCTCAGGCTGCCCGGCTGATCCAGCCGCGACCAGATCACGTACGCCGTGCCGGGCACCCCCAGGTCACGCAGCACCGGGAAGGCCAGCCGGTACACGCTCTCGAAGCCGTCGTCGAACTGGATGACGGCCACCTTCTCCTGCGGGGCGGCGCGCGCGGCCTCGCTGGAGGTCACGAAGCGGTACCCGAGGCGGCGCAGGGTCTCGACCCGCTGCCGCAGGCCCTGCGGCGCGATGCCCAGCGACGCCCCGCTGCCCGCCCCGACCTGGTGGTACACGAGCACCATGGGGCGCGCCTGGGCGTGGGAGGACGCCGCGCCGGAGATCAGGGCCAGGGGAAGGAGCAGCGCGCGCAGGCGGGAGGTCAACATAAGACCCGGTCAAGATAGCGGTCCAGAAATCTCATTTTCCCATCATTTGTGGGAGACCCCCAGCAGGCTCAGCACGACCGGCACGACCCGCGCCGCCCGCGCCCCGTCCACCGCGACCGGCGCGAGACGCGAGGCGGGCGTCCCCCCGCGCACCGCCTCACCGATCGCGCGGCGCTCGGGGGCCTCGAAGCGCGCGAACACCCGCCGCAGCAGCGGCAGCACACTCTGGAACACCTCGGCGTCCAGGCCCGACAGCCAGCTGTCCACCAGCGCCAGCAGGCCCGCGTCATGCACCAGCAGCGCCCCGGTGTCCCCCAGGAAGCCGTCCAGCCACGCCGTGACCGCCAGCGGCGACGGGTCGCTCAGGGCCAGCCCCAGCCGCGCCTCCACCTGACCGGCGTCCAGCACACAAGCGTCGCGCAGGCGGCGCAGCGCGTCCCCCAGCAGCAGCGGATGCGGGTCCTCCCGGTCCGCCGTCCGGCGCAGGGCCGCGCGCCACTCGGCCGTCACGTCCGGATCGTCCAGCAGGCGCACGGCCGCGTCCGCCCCTCGCACAGCGTCCCGCACCCCGGCGGCCGCCTCGTCCCCCAGGCCCACCCCGGCCAGCGGCAGGCCCACCGCCGCGCGGGTCAGCAGCGCCCGGAAGGTCTCCAGCGGGGCCACCTCTCCCCCAGCCGGACCGGCGGCCACAGGGCCGCGCCCACGCACGTCCCCGTAGCGCGCCAGCCGCGCCAGGGGCGGCAGCGCCCGCAGCACGTCCGGCACGTCCGCGCCCAGCGCCGACCGCTCGTCCAGCGCCGCGAGCGTCACCGGCAGCGCGCCGGGCAGGTCAGCGAGGCGCAGCACCTCCAGCAGCGCCGTCAGCTCCGCCAGCGTCCCCGCGCCCCGCGCGGCCTCCAGCGCGGACGCCGTCGCCGCGTCCCGCACCGTCTGCCCCAGCCGACTCGCCTCGACCAGCCGCACGCTGAACTCCGGCCGCCAGCGCAGCTGCCACCCCTCGCGGAACGTCCCCAAGCCGCCCGACCCTCGGGGTTTCGCCCACGGCACGCCCAGCAGATTCAGGCGGTGAAACAGCACGCTGCGCGCCAGATCGTTGTCCGACCGCAGGTCCAGCTCCAGGTCCAGCTTCTCCGGCAGCACCTTCAGCCGCAAACTCTTCTGCTGCCGCGCCACGTCCCGCGCCAGCGGCACCGTCGGCACCCCGTCCGGCACCTCACCCAGCGCCTCCCCCACCACCAGCCGCTCCTCGATCAGCCGCAGCGGCAGGTCCCCGTCCCAGCCGAACACGCTCAGCGCCGCTTCGTTCAGCTCCTCCAGCCCCGGCAGCGCCCGCCCCCGCAGCGCCGCCAGCGCATTCGCCAGCCGCGTCGCCTCAATCACCGACGCGCTGCTCGCCTCCAGCCGCTCCGCGCGCAGCAGCCGCGCCACCCGCGCAAACCAGCGCTCCGCGACCGCGCCGCGCGACGTGAACAGATGCTCGTAGTACCCGGGCGAGCGCACGCCCGCCCCGTACCCGCTCGCCACGCTCAGGCGACCATGCGTCCACGGCACCCACGTCAGCGTCACCTTCGCCTTCGGCAAGCCCCTGAGCAGCGCCGCGTCCGCCTTCACCGGAAACAATGAGACGTCCAGCGCGGGCGCGTGCCATGCCCCACACACCACCGCCACCCGATTGAACCCCTCCTTGAGCGCCGCGCGGATGCCCTGCCGCATGAACGCCTCCCGCTGTGCCTCCCGACCCACCGGCGCCAGCGCGTCCGCCCGCACGGCCCGCATCGCCTCGTTCACCGCCGCGAACACATCGAAATCATCGCCGCGGGCCTCCACCAGCGACTCCCACCACCGCTCGAAATCCGCGAAACCCGCCGCCTGCGCCAGCACCCCCAGCGGATCATCCCACAACTCATCCTCCGGCCCGTCCCGCTCTCCGGCCAGCACCACGCCCGCCGGAAGATCCACGAACCGCGCCCCCGCCCCCGCCCGCGCCGCCCACCGCAGCGCCACGAACTCCGGACTGAACACCGCGAACGGCCAGAACGCCGCGCGGGAAGGATCATCATTCACGTAGCCGAGGAGTGCCACGGGCGGCGTCAGGTCCGCCTGCGCCAGGAACGGCAGCACGGAATCCGCATCGGACGGCCCCTCCACCAGCACCACATCCGGATTGAGCTGCGACAGCGCGTGCTCAAGACTGCGCGCCGAACCGGGGCCGTGATGACGGATGGGAAAGATGGAGACGCTCACATCACTCCTTTGAGACACTGATCGACGGTGGTCTGAACTCAGAGCTTGCGAACCCTGCGTTGAAAGCAGCAAGGATTCTCTCGTCTGCCCAGCCAGTACCAGTTGCCTCGTGGACATCCACGATTAATGGAGGCGCCAATTCGCTCGGCAGGACGACCAACGTTTCCTGCGTTGCGAATTCAGCAGGCAGTGCCAGTTGGACTTGCCAACCCGGCCAACGTTCACGAACAAGGTTCAATAAGAACAGGGAGAGATCACGATATTCAATGAGTTCGTGCATCTCTTCCGACATCTCGTCATAGCCGCGCACGTCAGGTACCCACTCCCAAAATCCAAAGATGACCGAACGCGCGTCGAAATTGACCAAGATGGCAGCTTCAGTGTGAATCTCATCCCAAATAGCCCGTGGCGGCCGATCCACCTGTTCAGCAGTATCAAACTGAGCCTGAAACCAAGCCAGAAACGGCGACTCTCCCAGCGCCATCAGGCTGGGGACATCCAACGCGAATCCTCTATGGCCGCATGCCAACGTTTTCCCATTCTCGTGATGGATCAGGTTGCCTCTATGCCCCATTCCGGTCAGCTCACCGCCCGGCAGGCTTTGTAGAAGTCTTTCCAGTCGTCGCGTTTTTTGGTGACGGTTTCGAGGTATTCGCGCCAGATGAGGGCGTCCTGGGTGGGGTCTTTGATGATGGCGCCGATGAGGCTGGCGGCGATGTCGTGGGGGGTGAGGGTGCCGGTGCCGAAGTGCGCGGCGAGGGATAGGCTCTGGCTGACGACGCTGATGGCTTCGGCGGTGCTGAGGCTGCCGCTGGGGCTTTTGAGGCGGGTTTTGCCGTCTTCGGTGGTGCCGGAGCGGAGTTCGCGGAAGACGGTGACGATCCGGCGGACTTCTTCGAGGGCGGGGGGCTGGGCGGGGATCTGGAGGGCGGCGCTGAGGGCCTGGGCGCGGGCGGTGACGATGCGGACTTCGTCGTCGAGGGTGTCGGGGACGGGGAGGATGACGGTGTTGAAGCGGCGCTTGAGGGCGCTGGAGAGGTCGTTGACGCCGCGGTCGCGGGTGTTGGCGGTGGCGATGAGGTTGAAGCCGTGGACGGCCTGGATTTCGGTGTTCAGTTCGGGGACGGGGAGGGTCTTTTCGGACAGGATGGTGATGAGGGTGTCCTGCACGTCGCTCTGCACGCGGGTGAGTTCTTCCAGGCGGGCGATCTTCCCGCCCTGCATGGCGCGCAGGATGGGGCTCTGGACGAGTGCGGCGGGGCTGGGGCCTTCGGCGAGGAGGCGGGCGTAGTTCCAGCCGTAGCGGAGGGTGTCCTCGGCGGTGCCTGCGGTGCCCTGGATGAGGAGGGTGCTGTCGCCGCTGATGGCCGCGGCGAGGTGTTCGCTGACCCAGCTCTTGGCGGTGCCGGGCACGCCCAGGAGGAGCAGGGCGCGGTCGGTGGCGAGCGTGGCGACGGCAATCTCCATGAGGCGGCGGTCCCCGACGTATTTGGCGGTGATCTCGGTCCCGTCGGGGAGGGTGCCGCCGAGCAGGTACGTCAGGACGGCGTGCGGGCTGAGGTTCCAGCGGGGCGGGCGGGGGCGGGTGTCGTGCGCGGCGAGGGCGGCGAGTTCGTGCGCGTACTGCTGCTCGGCGTGCTGGCGCAGGACGGTGGCGTCAGGGGTGGTCATGGGTGGGCTCCTTCCTGCATCAGTTGTTGCTTGATCTGGGCGCGTATGGACGTGGCGACCTTGTCGACGTGTCGGTGCAGGGTCTGCCTGATTTCGGGGGATGGGTGATCCAGCAGGCGGTGGGCTGCGCCAGCGGGGATCAGTTCGCTGAGGGCCATGCCTTTGATGAAGTCTGGGACCGTTTTGTCGAGGTTGGCACATGGGGCGTTGTCACCGTATTCGACGAGGACTTCAAACCCTGGATCGTCAGATTGCCGGAGCGGGAGGCAATGATGGTCAGGACGTCCAGCGGGGTTGAGGGGTTGCTGGCCAGCTGCCCCTGAATCCTGGCGTTGCGGTGCTGGGCGAGTGTCTCCAGTTCGGTTGGTGGTGTGCTCTTGTTTCCTGCAACGGCGACGAGCAGTTCCATGTCACTGCTCCGGCAGAAGGCAGCCAGCAGAGCCGATGGGGTTCTGGGGTTGCTGGCCAGGGCGAGTCGGACTCTCAGGTCGGGATGCTGGGCAAGTGTAGCCAGGACGTCGGGCGGGGTGTTCTGAGCCCTGGCGAGGTCGGGAGAGAAGTGGGCCAGTTCCAGGCGTCGTTCCGGGGGGGTGTCCTGACGCCGGGCTTTGCGCTTCAATGCTTTCCAGTCCACGGTGGTCATGGGTGCTCCTTGAAGTCGTGCCGGATCTGCCTGCGGGTGTCGAGGGTGCTCGTCAGGTCGTGCCAGACGCTCTGGGCGTGGTGGGGCGCGTCGGGTGGCAGGGGTGGGGGGGGCGTGGTGTCGGGGTGGAGGTGATGGGCGTGGTCGTGCAGGGTGCGCCAGCGTTGCGGCCACTGGGAGGGGTGGTCGACGTGCCGGAGGGTGTCCTGGAGGAGGGCGAGAATGGCGTGGCTGTCCTCGGGGGTCCAGGGGGTGGGGTGGTGCGCCAGGGCGGCGAGGATGAGGTCGGGGTCGCGGGCGTGCAGTCCGCCCTGGAGGGTGCGGGCCGGGTCGGCGAGGGCGCGCAGGGCCGGGGTGGACGCGTGCGCGAGAAGCGCCTGGGCGAGGGGCTGGTGACGGTGTGTAAGGGTGCCCGCGATGAGGTCGTCGAGCAGGTGGTGGTCGCGGGCCAGGGTGATCAGGGCGGGGGGGCCGCCGGGCGTGGCGTGCAGCAGCGCGTCGGGGTGGGCGTGCCGCAGGACGTGGCTGAGTCGGGCCTGGGGGCCGCCGCTCAGGCCGTCGCGGGGGTTGGGTGGCGTGCCGGGGTCGTGGAGCGCGGCGGCCAGTCGGGCGTTCAGGGCGCTGCGCCGGAGGCGCTGAAGGGTCTGCCGGGCGAGGGTCTGCACGTCGGGGCTGCGGTCGTCCAGCGCGCCCTCCAGCAGGGGTTCCAGGGTGTGGTCGTCGTCACTCAGGGTGTCCAGCACGGCGCTCAGGAGGCGTTTGCGGCTGGCAGCGCGTTCCGTGTCGAACTGCGTGCGTAGCAGGGCTCGGGCGGCGCCGGGGTTGAGGGCTCGCAGCACGCGGTGCAGGGTGTCGCGGTCGGTGTCGCTCAGGGCGGCCCAGGTGGGCTCGTCGGGGGCGTCAGCGTGAGCCAGGGCGGGGCTGTCCGCGTGGTGTGCCAGCCAGCGCCCCCGTTCGCCCAGCACGCGGGCGAGGGGGACGCGCAGGCTGCGGTCCTGCGTGGCGAGGGTCAGCAGGCGCGGCAGGTGCAGCGCCGGGACGCGGTAGCCGTGCGCGTGGCACAGGGTCAGCCACTCGTGCAGCAGGGGGCCGCCCAGATGCGGGAGGTGCCGCGCGGCGCGGGCCGGGGCCTCCGGGCGCGGGTCGCTGGGGGCGGGGGTGGGGGCCGGGGCGGGCGGGTCGGGTTGCCGTCCGGCGGTCGCGGCGAGGGTCAGCAGCGCGGCGCGGGCCAGCAGGGTACCTGCCGGGTCGTCCCGGGTGACCCGCGCGGCGGCCTGTCCGGTGGCGTCGGGGCCGGGGGTGGGCAGGGGGGCGCGTTCGATGCCGATCAGCGCGGCGCTCAGGAGGGCCGGGAGGTCAGAAGCCGTCATCTTCCCCTCCGTCCAGGGGGTGCAGGGTGCCGTCCTGCACGGCGCATAGCGGGGTGAGGCTCTGCCCGTCCCATTCGGCGGTGAAGGTCTGCGGGTGCCCGCCACCCAGGGCCAGCAGGGTGAGGCGGGCCGTGTCGCTGCCGCCCAGCAGGAGGCTGCCGCGTGCGTCCCCGGCCCGCCATGGGTCGCCGTCCCGCGTGGGCGGGTGGACCGTGACGGGCCCGAGGTGGTGCGCGGTGCGCTCCAGCCAGGGGTTCAGGGCCAGGGCGGCGCCGTGCGCGTCGAGCAGCCCGTCCAGGGTGACCGGTGCGGGCAGGGGGGCGGGGGCGCTGCGGGTGGCCTCGCCGTCCAGGACGTGCCGCTGGGGGACCGCGCCCTGGGCGGGGCTCAGGCGGGCGCGGACGCTCCCCCCGGCGGGCAGGGCGGGTGGCAGGGGCCAGCCGGGCGCGGCGAAGTCCAGCAGGAGCGCGGTGGTGCCGCCTTCGTGCAGCCAGCTGCGGCGGGTGCGGACGTGTTCCTCGTCGCTGATGGTGTGGCCCAGCACCAGCCAGCGGGTGTCGGTCCCCCCGGCGGCGATGGTGGCGGCCTTGTCCAGCGGGAAGCCCAGCGCGGCGCGCAGGTCGGCCTGTTGCGGGGCGCTCAGTGTGTTGCGGCGCGGCCACGCCTCGGTCAGCAGGTACAGTCGGCCCAGGTGGGCCAGCAGCCGGTCCGGGTGGGGCAGGACTTCGGGGATCATCCGGACCAGTCGCGCGGCGCCGGGCGCCTGGGCGTCCACGAGGCGGGCGGCCTGGGTGTCCCAGTCGCTGTAGGGTCGCGCGGCGGCCTGGGCCAGTCCGTCCCGGACGAGGTCTTTCAGGAAGGTCTGCAGGGCGTCTAGGCCCAGGCTGACCTTCTTCTCGCGCGCGGCGCGGCGTTTGGCCTGCGCGGCGGGGTCAGGGCCGCTGCGGGTCTCCCCTGCCGGGTCGGCGTCGGCGTCGGCGTCGGGTGGAGCGTGCTTCCCGGCCCGGCCGTCCAGCCACGTCCGGATAGCGTCCGGGGTGGGGTCGGTGCCGAAGTGCTGAGGGTGCGATTCATGCAGGAGCAGCAGCGCCAGGGCGTGCTTGCAGGGGAACTTGCGGCTGGGGCAGGAGCACTTGAAGGCTGGGGCGTCCGGGCCGCTGTGGTCCACGCCGGTCAGGTAGGGCCGCGCGCCGCTGCCCTGGCAGTGGCCCCACAGGTGGGTGGGTCCGGCGTGCAGGTCGGGCCAGCGGGCGGGCGTGGCGAGGGTGCGGGCGCTGGCGGCGCTGCCTGCGTCGGGGGCCAGGGTCAGGATGGGGTCGTGGGTGGGCGTCATGGGGCATCCTTCCAGCCGTTACGCTGCCAGCGTAATGTAGTGCATTCCCCCATCCGGCTCAAGCGCACCCCCCGTCGTCAGAAAGGGGCGGGTGGGTCCGGCCTCGACCAGAACCACCCGCCCCTCCCGACTGGCGTTTACTGCATGCTGCCCAGGATGCGGCCGTAGACCTCATCCATGCTGCCCACACCGTCGATGCGGGTCAGCTGGCCCCGCGCGCTGTAGTAGTCGATCAGCGGCTGGGTCTGCTCGCGGTAGATGTCCTGGCGGCGGCGGGCCACCTCCTCGGTGTCGTCGCTGCGCACCGCCTCACCGCGCGCGGCGGCCTGCCGGCCCCGGTCCACGATCCGGTCAATGAGCACCTGATCCGGCACTTCCAGCAGCGGCACGGCACTGACGGGCGCGCCGAGTTCCTCGAGCAGCACGTCCAGTTCCCTCGCCTGGGCGCTCGTGCGCGGGAAGCCGTCGAAGATGACGCGCACGGCGTCCATGCTGGCCAGCTTGTCGCGGATCAGCGCGATCAGGATGTCGTCCGGCACGAGCTGCCCGGCGTCCAGAATGGGCTTGACCTGCTGGCCCAGCTCGGTGCCGCGCGCCACGTGGTCGCGCAGGATGTCGCCGGTGCTGATCTTGACCAGGTCCTTGTCCTGCGCCAGCCGCTCCGCCTGGGTGCCCTTGCCCGCGCCGGGAGGCCCGAGGAAGATCACGACGTTGTGTTTGGGTTGAGTCACTGTAGTCCTCCGTTCACCCTTCAGCATAGAGGCTGAAGGTGCCGTTCGCGCGCCCCTGCCCAGGGGGCGGCTGTCCCCAGGGGGGGAACAAGAGCCGCGCCGCTTCCAGACGGGAGGCGGCGCGGTTCAGGGCAGCGGGCTCAGTTGTCGCGGTTCATGCGGCCGCGGATGCGGCCCTTGCTGATGAAGCCGTCGTAACGGCGGACCGTCAGCTGCGCTTCGAGCTGCTTGAGTGTTTCGAGCGCCACGCCCACGATGATCAGCAGGCCCGTGCCGCTGAACTGGAAGGTCGTGATGCCCGTCCAGCGCTGCACCAGCTGCGGCATGACCGTCAGGATCACCAGGAAGATGGCGCCCCACAGGCTCAGGCGGCTGCTGATCGTGCCCAGGAACTCCGCGGTGGGCGTGCCGGGGCGGACGCCGGGAATGAAGCCCCCGGCCTCGCGCAGCTGCTCCGCGATGCGTTTGGGATCGAACTGCACGCTGTTGTACAGGTACGTGAAGCCGAAGATCAGCAGGGCTTCCAGCGCGATGTACAGCGGCTGCCCGAAGGTCAGGTACGTGCCGATCCAGCTGCTCACCTGCGGCGCGCGGGTCACGGTGCCCTGCTGGATCAGGTTGGGAATGATCAGCATGGCCGACGCGAAGATCACCGGGATCACGCCCGCCTGGTTCACCTTGATGGGCAGCCAGGTGGCCTGTCCGGCGCTGCGGGCCTGTCCGGCCGCGCCGCCGCGGGCGCGGGCGTACGTGACGGGCACGCGGCGCTCGGCCTGGTAGACGTACACGATGCCGGCGATGGTCACGAGGATCACGGCCACGAAGGCCACGATGCGCAGCAGCCACGGCGCGTCCGGATCCGCGCCGACCAGTTTCCCGGTCGCCTGGATCTCGAAGGGGTAGCGCGCGATGATGCCGCTCGTGATGATCAGGCTGATGCCGTTGCCCACGCCCACTTCCGTGATGCGCTCACCGATCCACATGGTGAAGGCAATCCCGGCCACCTGGGTCAGGACCATCACCAGGATGGTGAACAGACCCGGTTCCCAGCCGACCGCCAGGTAACTGGGGTTGGCGTTGATGAAGGACGCGAAGAACGCGGCCTGGAAGGTACCCAGCGCCACGGCCGCGTAGCGGGTGTACTGGTTGATCTTCTTACGACCTTCC encodes:
- a CDS encoding polysaccharide deacetylase family protein, whose product is MLTSRLRALLLPLALISGAASSHAQARPMVLVYHQVGAGSGASLGIAPQGLRQRVETLRRLGYRFVTSSEAARAAPQEKVAVIQFDDGFESVYRLAFPVLRDLGVPGTAYVIWSRLDQPGSLSRAQVRELRAAGWEIGTHSHRHAALADLAPAGLRRELSVPDGEAARCVAYPLNRHDARVRRAAMAQGLSCGVAGGPPALGRPDPLALPAPAITPWDDTLLPLRARWGLDARAPLLLAGVTEPVLDTLLDQGAGEAPAVEPPLTWNPAHYELLGNGLISVAWRGERETRLAWREGRWSVNAAARRGVGRVDGAYTGGSVAFNVAPVTLAAGWDGSGPLLGGAVSLGGYGEVWGRASRLGGAWTWGAGATLIPVDYVQLSAAHGASGTQLGLRAALPWQDGEGRPLRLGGGYRWGEGAGPFAELEYRVGSYSLTAEVSGAGRFGVKFTSVW
- a CDS encoding DUF5682 family protein, whose translation is MSVSIFPIRHHGPGSARSLEHALSQLNPDVVLVEGPSDADSVLPFLAQADLTPPVALLGYVNDDPSRAAFWPFAVFSPEFVALRWAARAGAGARFVDLPAGVVLAGERDGPEDELWDDPLGVLAQAAGFADFERWWESLVEARGDDFDVFAAVNEAMRAVRADALAPVGREAQREAFMRQGIRAALKEGFNRVAVVCGAWHAPALDVSLFPVKADAALLRGLPKAKVTLTWVPWTHGRLSVASGYGAGVRSPGYYEHLFTSRGAVAERWFARVARLLRAERLEASSASVIEATRLANALAALRGRALPGLEELNEAALSVFGWDGDLPLRLIEERLVVGEALGEVPDGVPTVPLARDVARQQKSLRLKVLPEKLDLELDLRSDNDLARSVLFHRLNLLGVPWAKPRGSGGLGTFREGWQLRWRPEFSVRLVEASRLGQTVRDAATASALEAARGAGTLAELTALLEVLRLADLPGALPVTLAALDERSALGADVPDVLRALPPLARLARYGDVRGRGPVAAGPAGGEVAPLETFRALLTRAAVGLPLAGVGLGDEAAAGVRDAVRGADAAVRLLDDPDVTAEWRAALRRTADREDPHPLLLGDALRRLRDACVLDAGQVEARLGLALSDPSPLAVTAWLDGFLGDTGALLVHDAGLLALVDSWLSGLDAEVFQSVLPLLRRVFARFEAPERRAIGEAVRGGTPASRLAPVAVDGARAARVVPVVLSLLGVSHK
- a CDS encoding ATP-binding protein, which encodes MTTPDATVLRQHAEQQYAHELAALAAHDTRPRPPRWNLSPHAVLTYLLGGTLPDGTEITAKYVGDRRLMEIAVATLATDRALLLLGVPGTAKSWVSEHLAAAISGDSTLLIQGTAGTAEDTLRYGWNYARLLAEGPSPAALVQSPILRAMQGGKIARLEELTRVQSDVQDTLITILSEKTLPVPELNTEIQAVHGFNLIATANTRDRGVNDLSSALKRRFNTVILPVPDTLDDEVRIVTARAQALSAALQIPAQPPALEEVRRIVTVFRELRSGTTEDGKTRLKSPSGSLSTAEAISVVSQSLSLAAHFGTGTLTPHDIAASLIGAIIKDPTQDALIWREYLETVTKKRDDWKDFYKACRAVS
- a CDS encoding DUF5691 domain-containing protein; translated protein: MTASDLPALLSAALIGIERAPLPTPGPDATGQAAARVTRDDPAGTLLARAALLTLAATAGRQPDPPAPAPTPAPSDPRPEAPARAARHLPHLGGPLLHEWLTLCHAHGYRVPALHLPRLLTLATQDRSLRVPLARVLGERGRWLAHHADSPALAHADAPDEPTWAALSDTDRDTLHRVLRALNPGAARALLRTQFDTERAASRKRLLSAVLDTLSDDDHTLEPLLEGALDDRSPDVQTLARQTLQRLRRSALNARLAAALHDPGTPPNPRDGLSGGPQARLSHVLRHAHPDALLHATPGGPPALITLARDHHLLDDLIAGTLTHRHQPLAQALLAHASTPALRALADPARTLQGGLHARDPDLILAALAHHPTPWTPEDSHAILALLQDTLRHVDHPSQWPQRWRTLHDHAHHLHPDTTPPPPLPPDAPHHAQSVWHDLTSTLDTRRQIRHDFKEHP
- a CDS encoding SWIM zinc finger family protein, producing MTPTHDPILTLAPDAGSAASARTLATPARWPDLHAGPTHLWGHCQGSGARPYLTGVDHSGPDAPAFKCSCPSRKFPCKHALALLLLHESHPQHFGTDPTPDAIRTWLDGRAGKHAPPDADADADPAGETRSGPDPAAQAKRRAAREKKVSLGLDALQTFLKDLVRDGLAQAAARPYSDWDTQAARLVDAQAPGAARLVRMIPEVLPHPDRLLAHLGRLYLLTEAWPRRNTLSAPQQADLRAALGFPLDKAATIAAGGTDTRWLVLGHTISDEEHVRTRRSWLHEGGTTALLLDFAAPGWPLPPALPAGGSVRARLSPAQGAVPQRHVLDGEATRSAPAPLPAPVTLDGLLDAHGAALALNPWLERTAHHLGPVTVHPPTRDGDPWRAGDARGSLLLGGSDTARLTLLALGGGHPQTFTAEWDGQSLTPLCAVQDGTLHPLDGGEDDGF
- a CDS encoding adenylate kinase, giving the protein MTQPKHNVVIFLGPPGAGKGTQAERLAQDKDLVKISTGDILRDHVARGTELGQQVKPILDAGQLVPDDILIALIRDKLASMDAVRVIFDGFPRTSAQARELDVLLEELGAPVSAVPLLEVPDQVLIDRIVDRGRQAAARGEAVRSDDTEEVARRRQDIYREQTQPLIDYYSARGQLTRIDGVGSMDEVYGRILGSMQ
- the secY gene encoding preprotein translocase subunit SecY — encoded protein: MLRAFRDAFRIPDLQRKIVFTLLLLAVYRLGSSIPTPGVNSAALSSATGGGLFGLISMISGGNLSQFSIFALGVLPYITASIVIQLLTTTLPPLEKLSKEGEEGRKKINQYTRYAAVALGTFQAAFFASFINANPSYLAVGWEPGLFTILVMVLTQVAGIAFTMWIGERITEVGVGNGISLIITSGIIARYPFEIQATGKLVGADPDAPWLLRIVAFVAVILVTIAGIVYVYQAERRVPVTYARARGGAAGQARSAGQATWLPIKVNQAGVIPVIFASAMLIIPNLIQQGTVTRAPQVSSWIGTYLTFGQPLYIALEALLIFGFTYLYNSVQFDPKRIAEQLREAGGFIPGVRPGTPTAEFLGTISSRLSLWGAIFLVILTVMPQLVQRWTGITTFQFSGTGLLIIVGVALETLKQLEAQLTVRRYDGFISKGRIRGRMNRDN